In a genomic window of Gossypium arboreum isolate Shixiya-1 chromosome 9, ASM2569848v2, whole genome shotgun sequence:
- the LOC108457425 gene encoding acetylornithine aminotransferase, mitochondrial — MGSLQLFHSFSHSVSPATNLHRPLNKGRVNASLNMDVEAPNLLKLKSNGSNEVIEEEAKFIVGSYARSPVVLSSGKGCKLYDPEGREFLDCAAGIAVNALGHGDPDWVRAVTEQANILTHVSNAYYTIPQVELAKRLVGNSFADRVFFTNSGTEANEAAIKFSRKFQRFIHPDNKQPATEFITFTNSFHGRTMGALALTSKEHYRSPFEPVMPGVTFLEYGNIHAAIDLIRNGMIAAVFVEPVQGEGGIYSATKEFLQALRSACDDAGSLLVFDEVQCGLARTGYLWAHEAYGVFPDMMTLAKPLAGGLPIGATLVTERVASAIAHGDHGSTFAGSPLVCSAAISVFNKIANPSFLSSVSKKGDYMKELLNQKLGGNPHVKEIRGWGLMIGIELDVSASPLVDACRNSGLIVLTAGKGNVVRLVPPLIISEEELKHAAEILHECLPALDNSN, encoded by the exons ATGGGTTCTCTTCAGCTTTTTCACAGCTTTTCGCATTCAGTTTCTCCGGCGACCAATCTCCACCGCCCGTTAAACAAAGGGAGAGTGAATGCATCTCTAAACATGGATGTGGAAGCACCGAATCTATTGAAATTGAAGTCGAATGGAAGCAATGAAGTGATAGAGGAAGAAGCGAAGTTTATTGTTGGATCGTATGCAAGATCTCCGGTGGTGCTTTCCAGTGGGAAGGGCTGTAAATTGTATGATCCGGAAGGGCGAGAGTTTCTTGATTGTGCAGCTGGGATTGCTGTGAATGCGCTTGGTCATGGGGATCCCGATTGGGTCAGGGCTGTTACAGAACAAGCCAATATTCTTACTCATGTTAGTAATGCCTACTATACCATTCCTCAG GTGGAGCTTGCAAAACGTCTTGTGGGTAATTCCTTCGCTGATAGAGTATTTTTCACCAACTCTGGAACGGAAGCAAATGAAGCTGCTATTAAGTTTTCCAGGAAGTTCCAAAGATTTATACATCCTGATAATAAGCAGCCTGCAACAGAATTTATCACCTTTACGAATAGCTTCCATGGTAGGACGATGGGAGCCCTTGCTTTGACGAGTAAAGAGCACTACCGTTCACCATTTGAGCCTGTTATGCCCGGAGTTACTTTCTTGGAGTATGGCAACATACATGCTGCAATAGATCTTATTAGGAATGGGATGATTGCTGCTGTATTTGTAGAACCAGTTCAGGGTGAAGGCGGAATATACAGTGCAACAAAAGAGTTTTTGCAAGCTCTGCGTTCGGCTTGCGATGATGCTGGATCCCTCTTAGTTTTTGATGAG GTTCAATGCGGATTGGCTCGAACTGGTTATCTCTGGGCACACGAAGCGTACGGCGTATTCCCGGATATGATGACACTTGCGAAGCCACTTGCAGGAGGACTTCCAATAGGTGCGACTTTGGTAACTGAAAGAGTTGCTTCTGCCATAGCCCATGGGGACCATGGAAGTACTTTTGCAGGTTCACCTCTTGTTTGCAGTGctgcaatttctgttttcaataaAATTGCAAACCCCAGTTTCTTGTCCAGCGTCTCGAAGAAAGGTGATTACATGAAAGAGTTGTTGAACCAGAAGCTCGGAGGGAATCCCCACGTGAAAGAAATACGAGGATGGGGTCTTATGATTGGGATAGAGTTGGATGTGTCTGCTTCGCCCCTTGTAGATGCGTGCCGAAATTCTGGACTTATTGTATTGACTGCAGGGAAAGGAAATGTGGTGAGACTGGTGCCACCATTGATCATCTCAGAGGAAGAATTGAAACATGCAGCTGAGATTCTTCATGAATGTTTACCAGCACTTGATAACAGTAACTGA